The following proteins are encoded in a genomic region of Cricetulus griseus strain 17A/GY chromosome 7, alternate assembly CriGri-PICRH-1.0, whole genome shotgun sequence:
- the Ccr10 gene encoding C-C chemokine receptor type 10 isoform X2: MGTESTEQISWEPYSGYDEEAYSVGPLPELCYKADVQAFSRAFQPSVSLMVAVLGLAGNGLVLATHLATGRITRSPTSVHLLQLALADLLLALTLPFAAAGALQGWNLGSTTCRAISGLYSASFHAGFLFLACISADRYVAIARALPAGRRPSTPGRAHLVSVFVWLLSLLLALPALLFSRDGPREGQRRCRLIFPEGLTQTVKGASAVAQVVLGFALPLGVMAACYALLGRTLLAARGPERRRALRVVVALVAAFVVLQLPYSLALLMDTADLLAARERSCSASKRKDLALLVTGGLALVRCSLNPVLYAFLGLRFRQDLRRLLQGGGCSPKPNPRGRCPRRLRLSSCSAPTETHSLSWDN; this comes from the exons ATGGGAACCGAGTCCACAGAGCAG ATCTCCTGGGAACCCTACTCGGGCTACGATGAGGAGGCTTACTCGGTTGGGCCGTTGCCGGAACTCTGTTACAAGGCGGATGTCCAGGCTTTTAGTCGGGCCTTCCAACCCAGTGTCTCCCTGATGGTGGCTGTGCTGGGTCTGGCGGGCAATGGCCTAGTCTTGGCCACCCATCTGGCAACCGGACGAATTACCCGATCTCCCACCTCCGTTCACCTGCTCCAGTTGGCCCTGGCTGACCTCCTATTGGCCCTGACCTTGCCCTTTGCAGCAGCAGGGGCTCTTCAGGGCTGGAATCTAGGAAGTACCACCTGCCGAGCCATCTCGGGTCTCTACTCAGCCTCCTTCCACGCCGGCTTCCTCTTCCTAGCATGTATCAGCGcggaccgctatgtggccatcgcTCGAGCTCTTCCAGCCGGGCGGCGGCCCTCCACACCTGGCCGTGCGCACTTGGTCTCGGTCTTCGTGTGGCTGTTGTCGCTGCTCCTGGCCCTGCCTGCGCTCCTTTTCAGCCGGGACGGGCCGCGGGAAGGCCAGCGGCGCTGTCGGCTCATCTTCCCTGAAGGCCTCACGCAGACTGTGAAGGGGGCGAGTGCCGTGGCGCAGGTGGTCCTAGGCTTCGCGCTGCCTCTGGGCGTCATGGCAGCCTGTTATGCGCTCCTGGGCCGCACGCTTCTGGCCGCCAGGGGGCCAGAGCGGCGGCGTGCTCTGCGCGTTGTGGTGGCCTTGGTGGCGGCCTTTGTGGTGCTGCAACTGCCCTACAGTCTCGCTTTGCTGATGGATACAGCCGATCTACTGGCCGCGCGCGAGCGGAGCTGCTCTGCCAGCAAGCGCAAGGATCTCGCTCTGCTGGTCACCGGCGGCTTGGCGCTGGTGCGCTGCAGCCTCAATCCGGTGCTTTATGCTTTTTTGGGCCTGCGCTTCCGCCAGGACCTGCGGAGGCTGCTACAGGGTGGGGGATGCAGCCCAAAGCCCAACCCTCGCGGCCGCTGCCCCCGCCGACTCCGCCTTTCTTCCTGCTCTGCTCCCACTGAGACCCATAGTCTCTCTTGGGACAACTAG
- the Ccr10 gene encoding C-C chemokine receptor type 10 isoform X1: MKSPGLREKNKSYSRSQTILFSIGRDYIEIKISWEPYSGYDEEAYSVGPLPELCYKADVQAFSRAFQPSVSLMVAVLGLAGNGLVLATHLATGRITRSPTSVHLLQLALADLLLALTLPFAAAGALQGWNLGSTTCRAISGLYSASFHAGFLFLACISADRYVAIARALPAGRRPSTPGRAHLVSVFVWLLSLLLALPALLFSRDGPREGQRRCRLIFPEGLTQTVKGASAVAQVVLGFALPLGVMAACYALLGRTLLAARGPERRRALRVVVALVAAFVVLQLPYSLALLMDTADLLAARERSCSASKRKDLALLVTGGLALVRCSLNPVLYAFLGLRFRQDLRRLLQGGGCSPKPNPRGRCPRRLRLSSCSAPTETHSLSWDN; this comes from the exons ATGAAAAGCCCGGGgctcagagagaaaaacaaatcttATTCAAGATCACAAaccattcttttttccattggcAGGGATTACATAGAAATCAAG ATCTCCTGGGAACCCTACTCGGGCTACGATGAGGAGGCTTACTCGGTTGGGCCGTTGCCGGAACTCTGTTACAAGGCGGATGTCCAGGCTTTTAGTCGGGCCTTCCAACCCAGTGTCTCCCTGATGGTGGCTGTGCTGGGTCTGGCGGGCAATGGCCTAGTCTTGGCCACCCATCTGGCAACCGGACGAATTACCCGATCTCCCACCTCCGTTCACCTGCTCCAGTTGGCCCTGGCTGACCTCCTATTGGCCCTGACCTTGCCCTTTGCAGCAGCAGGGGCTCTTCAGGGCTGGAATCTAGGAAGTACCACCTGCCGAGCCATCTCGGGTCTCTACTCAGCCTCCTTCCACGCCGGCTTCCTCTTCCTAGCATGTATCAGCGcggaccgctatgtggccatcgcTCGAGCTCTTCCAGCCGGGCGGCGGCCCTCCACACCTGGCCGTGCGCACTTGGTCTCGGTCTTCGTGTGGCTGTTGTCGCTGCTCCTGGCCCTGCCTGCGCTCCTTTTCAGCCGGGACGGGCCGCGGGAAGGCCAGCGGCGCTGTCGGCTCATCTTCCCTGAAGGCCTCACGCAGACTGTGAAGGGGGCGAGTGCCGTGGCGCAGGTGGTCCTAGGCTTCGCGCTGCCTCTGGGCGTCATGGCAGCCTGTTATGCGCTCCTGGGCCGCACGCTTCTGGCCGCCAGGGGGCCAGAGCGGCGGCGTGCTCTGCGCGTTGTGGTGGCCTTGGTGGCGGCCTTTGTGGTGCTGCAACTGCCCTACAGTCTCGCTTTGCTGATGGATACAGCCGATCTACTGGCCGCGCGCGAGCGGAGCTGCTCTGCCAGCAAGCGCAAGGATCTCGCTCTGCTGGTCACCGGCGGCTTGGCGCTGGTGCGCTGCAGCCTCAATCCGGTGCTTTATGCTTTTTTGGGCCTGCGCTTCCGCCAGGACCTGCGGAGGCTGCTACAGGGTGGGGGATGCAGCCCAAAGCCCAACCCTCGCGGCCGCTGCCCCCGCCGACTCCGCCTTTCTTCCTGCTCTGCTCCCACTGAGACCCATAGTCTCTCTTGGGACAACTAG